A stretch of the Candidatus Zixiibacteriota bacterium genome encodes the following:
- a CDS encoding DUF2723 domain-containing protein, producing the protein MEESRFRRTQYVVGGLTALFTLMVYAMTVAPTFSYWDCGEFIACSYILGIPHPPGTPLFVMLGRVFTLLPISADYAVRVNYISVVTSAMAAFIAFFVTARLVRAGLQGMTLHPLERWQAMVVLGGGVCGALFLAFSSTHWNNAVEAEVYGASMFLILALGWMAMHWADEHSELRVNRYLVAISYVALLSVGIHMTVYLVMPVVFLFVIIVDPALRRDWRFWLTGLILFTVAVDLTWFLLGSAFWLAISVIMALGRRALGWGLIAAIMVAAWLGYSSQLFLPIRSAQNPHIDENNPETFKAFRSFLERKQYGQTGMIKRSFDRRGTLANQFGDHAHMGFYRYWRVQYGFDGWAMLPVILVGSFGAYWLYRRSPPQGVFLVALFLVGSVGLIWYMNFADGTQYYRLNPDAYMEVRNRDYFFTPGFIVFGMMMGLGLAGLAARLGEKGGRGRTAAVAVAVIAALLPLRTLQANWRGADRSQNYTPYDYAWNLLQSCSPNAILFTSGDNDTFPLWCIQDVYGVRKDVSIVNLSLAQTDWYIMQMKYQWGLPVTFDDDQILWTVPDNTTGGLLERPKEPYRDPVSGNRHYLFATRDGDRYVPVSMMIVEHVVINNAKDGWKRPIFFSSGPADKSRLGLEKRTRMVGQAFEVLPEERAMEFDYPATAKLMDSVFLYRGYDNPKVGLDDNGVGMSLAFPERMIAVSDYYRRAGDTTRWIDWMDKARKTFPAYYRTHETWAAYQHVTGDSAAAQQTLVDGVATIQRYVDEMPDNRLYWFSLGKMQEDAGRDTEAERSLARAFWMNPNDGMVYNDYVGFLAQRGKTAEAARAAVRWLTYYPKDQRARTLAGAARR; encoded by the coding sequence ATGGAAGAATCCCGTTTTCGCAGAACGCAATACGTCGTCGGCGGCCTCACCGCCTTGTTCACGCTGATGGTCTATGCGATGACGGTCGCGCCGACGTTCTCGTATTGGGACTGCGGCGAGTTCATCGCCTGCTCCTACATCCTGGGGATCCCCCATCCCCCGGGCACACCGCTGTTTGTGATGCTGGGGCGGGTCTTCACGCTGTTGCCGATCTCCGCCGACTACGCGGTTCGGGTCAATTACATCTCGGTGGTGACCAGCGCCATGGCGGCATTCATCGCCTTTTTCGTCACGGCGCGGCTGGTCCGTGCCGGTCTCCAGGGAATGACCCTCCACCCCTTGGAGCGCTGGCAGGCGATGGTGGTCCTCGGTGGGGGAGTTTGCGGGGCGCTGTTCCTGGCGTTTTCGAGCACGCATTGGAATAACGCCGTGGAGGCGGAAGTCTACGGCGCCTCAATGTTCCTTATACTGGCGCTCGGCTGGATGGCAATGCACTGGGCCGACGAACACTCCGAACTCCGGGTCAACCGGTATCTGGTCGCCATCTCGTACGTGGCCTTGCTGTCCGTGGGCATCCACATGACGGTCTACCTCGTGATGCCGGTCGTCTTTCTGTTCGTGATCATCGTCGACCCCGCGTTGCGACGGGATTGGCGTTTCTGGCTGACCGGATTGATTCTGTTCACCGTTGCCGTCGACCTCACCTGGTTCCTGCTCGGATCGGCCTTCTGGCTGGCGATCAGCGTGATCATGGCCCTCGGTCGCCGGGCGTTGGGATGGGGGCTGATCGCGGCGATCATGGTCGCCGCCTGGCTGGGATACTCGTCGCAACTGTTCCTGCCGATTCGTTCCGCGCAGAATCCGCACATCGATGAAAACAACCCGGAGACCTTCAAGGCCTTCCGCAGCTTTCTGGAGCGGAAGCAGTACGGCCAGACCGGGATGATCAAACGATCGTTCGACCGTCGCGGTACGCTGGCCAACCAGTTCGGCGATCATGCCCACATGGGGTTTTACCGCTACTGGCGCGTGCAATACGGCTTTGACGGTTGGGCGATGTTACCCGTGATCCTGGTGGGGTCTTTCGGAGCGTACTGGCTCTACCGTCGGTCACCGCCACAGGGGGTGTTCCTCGTCGCTCTGTTTCTGGTCGGCTCGGTGGGGCTGATCTGGTATATGAACTTCGCCGACGGGACGCAGTACTATCGTCTCAATCCCGACGCCTACATGGAAGTGCGCAACCGGGATTATTTCTTCACGCCCGGGTTCATTGTCTTTGGCATGATGATGGGTCTGGGGTTGGCGGGGCTGGCCGCGCGGCTGGGAGAGAAGGGTGGCCGTGGCCGCACGGCGGCGGTGGCTGTGGCGGTTATCGCGGCGCTCTTGCCCCTGCGGACACTGCAGGCCAATTGGCGCGGCGCCGACCGCTCGCAGAATTACACGCCCTACGATTACGCCTGGAACCTGCTGCAGTCGTGCTCGCCGAATGCGATTCTCTTCACCTCGGGCGACAATGACACCTTCCCCTTGTGGTGCATCCAGGACGTGTACGGCGTGCGCAAGGACGTCTCCATCGTCAATCTGTCATTGGCGCAGACCGACTGGTACATCATGCAGATGAAGTACCAATGGGGTCTGCCGGTGACATTCGATGATGATCAGATTCTATGGACGGTTCCGGACAACACCACCGGCGGGTTGCTCGAACGCCCCAAGGAGCCCTATCGCGACCCGGTGTCCGGCAATCGCCACTACCTGTTCGCCACCCGTGACGGTGACCGCTACGTGCCGGTGAGCATGATGATCGTCGAACACGTCGTGATCAACAACGCGAAGGACGGTTGGAAACGCCCGATCTTCTTCTCCTCCGGTCCGGCCGACAAATCGCGGTTGGGACTGGAAAAACGCACGCGCATGGTTGGCCAGGCATTCGAGGTGCTCCCGGAAGAACGCGCCATGGAGTTCGATTACCCGGCAACGGCGAAGCTGATGGATTCGGTCTTTCTCTACCGCGGGTACGACAACCCGAAGGTGGGATTGGACGACAACGGTGTCGGCATGTCGCTGGCGTTTCCCGAGCGGATGATTGCCGTGTCCGACTACTATCGGCGTGCCGGAGATACGACCCGCTGGATCGATTGGATGGACAAGGCCCGCAAGACGTTTCCGGCATACTATCGCACGCATGAGACGTGGGCGGCATATCAGCATGTCACCGGTGACTCGGCGGCCGCGCAGCAAACGCTGGTAGACGGCGTTGCGACGATTCAGCGGTATGTCGACGAGATGCCCGACAACCGGCTGTACTGGTTTTCGTTGGGGAAAATGCAGGAGGACGCAGGCCGTGACACCGAGGCAGAGCGGTCGCTGGCGCGTGCCTTCTGGATGAATCCGAATGACGGGATGGTGTACAACGACTATGTCGGCTTCCTGGCGCAACGCGGCAAGACCGCGGAGGCGGCACGTGCGGCGGTGCGTTGGTTGACCTACTATCCCAAGGATCAGCGCGCCCGCACCCTGGCCGGCGCGGCACGACGGTAA
- a CDS encoding glycosyltransferase family 2 protein produces the protein MNSPAPKILACVFVYNEGEKLQATLARFPERRNYDVIVMDDGSTDEARAIIDHFPFVHLRHDTNRGVGAAFRTAFAYALERGYDIFIPMAGNGKMHPEDIPSLLAPILEDGYDYVQGSRYMPGGFHEHLPQFRKLAIPIVTRLIGLLIGYRGGTDITCGFRAYKLALIRDPRLDINQSWLDRYEMEYYIHYYAVTLGYRITEAPVAMRYPASKKNYSKIRVFTGWWSMLRPWVYLTLGLRK, from the coding sequence GTGAATAGTCCCGCGCCGAAAATCCTCGCTTGCGTCTTCGTCTACAACGAGGGCGAGAAGCTGCAGGCGACGCTGGCGCGTTTTCCCGAGAGGCGCAACTACGATGTCATCGTGATGGACGACGGCTCGACCGACGAGGCGCGGGCGATCATCGACCATTTCCCGTTCGTGCATCTGCGTCACGACACGAACCGCGGCGTCGGCGCCGCTTTTCGCACCGCTTTCGCCTATGCGCTGGAACGCGGGTATGACATCTTCATTCCCATGGCGGGGAACGGCAAGATGCACCCCGAGGACATTCCCTCGCTGCTGGCGCCGATTCTCGAAGACGGTTACGATTACGTGCAGGGCTCGCGTTACATGCCCGGCGGCTTCCACGAGCATCTGCCGCAGTTCCGGAAACTGGCGATCCCGATCGTCACCCGCCTGATCGGGCTGCTGATCGGATATCGCGGCGGCACCGACATCACCTGTGGCTTCCGCGCCTACAAGCTGGCGTTGATCCGCGACCCGCGGCTGGACATCAACCAATCCTGGCTGGACCGCTATGAAATGGAATATTACATACACTACTATGCCGTGACGCTGGGATACCGGATTACCGAGGCGCCGGTGGCGATGCGCTACCCCGCCTCGAAGAAGAACTACTCCAAGATCCGCGTCTTCACCGGCTGGTGGTCGATGCTGCGCCCGTGGGTGTACCTGACGTTGGGGCTGAGGAAGTAG
- a CDS encoding Nramp family divalent metal transporter: MKQRRSRSPSSTAKPTDGWRRDVSTPSMPEVHASIPVSDGAGFWRKLWVFSGPGLMVAVGYMDPGNWATDLAGGARFGYALLSVILISNLMAILLQHLALKLGIVSGRDLAQACRDHYSRPVAMVLWVLCEIAIAACDLAEVIGSAIALNLLFGIPLVVGVVLTAADVLLVLFMQYRGFRYVESLVAGLIAVIGGCFAYELIVAEPSLSAMLGGLVPRPEIITNPGMLYIAIGILGATVMPHNLYLHSSIVQTRAYERTDNGRALAIRFATIDSTVSLLFAFFINAAILILSAAAFHGSAHEGVADIADAYQLLTPILGAAFASTLFAVALLASGQNSTLTGTMAGQIVMEGFLDIRIRPWLRRLMTRLVAIVPAVIVAGFSGERGVGQLLILSQVILSLQLGFAVVPLVQFTSDRKKMGRFANRRWLVIVAWIVTFVIITLNVFMLAQTVREWVG, encoded by the coding sequence ATGAAGCAGCGACGGTCGCGATCTCCATCCTCCACAGCTAAACCGACCGACGGCTGGCGGCGCGACGTCAGCACACCCTCGATGCCGGAGGTGCACGCGTCGATCCCGGTTTCGGACGGGGCCGGCTTCTGGCGGAAGCTGTGGGTCTTCAGCGGCCCGGGGCTGATGGTCGCGGTCGGGTACATGGACCCGGGGAACTGGGCGACCGATCTGGCCGGGGGTGCCCGATTCGGATACGCCCTGCTGAGCGTGATCCTGATCTCCAATCTGATGGCGATCCTCCTGCAGCATCTGGCGCTCAAGCTGGGGATTGTCTCCGGGCGAGATCTGGCACAGGCCTGTCGCGATCACTATTCGCGCCCGGTCGCCATGGTCCTCTGGGTGCTTTGCGAGATCGCCATCGCGGCCTGCGATCTGGCCGAGGTGATCGGCTCGGCGATTGCGCTCAATCTCCTCTTCGGCATTCCGCTGGTCGTCGGCGTGGTCCTCACGGCCGCCGACGTCCTGTTGGTGCTGTTCATGCAGTATCGCGGGTTTCGCTATGTGGAATCACTCGTGGCCGGGTTGATTGCCGTGATCGGCGGCTGCTTTGCCTACGAGTTGATCGTCGCTGAGCCCTCCTTGTCGGCGATGCTGGGTGGTCTGGTGCCTCGGCCGGAGATCATCACCAATCCGGGGATGCTCTACATCGCCATCGGCATTCTCGGCGCCACGGTGATGCCGCACAATCTGTACCTGCACTCCAGCATCGTCCAGACCCGCGCCTATGAGCGCACCGACAACGGGCGGGCGCTGGCAATCCGTTTCGCCACGATCGACTCGACCGTGTCGCTGCTGTTCGCCTTCTTCATCAATGCGGCGATCCTGATTCTGAGCGCCGCGGCGTTCCATGGCTCCGCGCACGAGGGGGTCGCCGACATTGCCGATGCTTATCAGTTGCTCACCCCGATCCTCGGTGCCGCCTTTGCCAGTACGCTCTTTGCCGTGGCGCTCCTGGCCTCGGGTCAGAACTCCACGCTGACCGGAACCATGGCCGGCCAGATTGTCATGGAGGGATTCCTCGACATCCGCATCCGTCCGTGGCTGCGACGATTGATGACGCGGCTCGTGGCGATCGTTCCGGCGGTGATCGTCGCCGGTTTTTCCGGCGAACGCGGCGTCGGCCAACTCCTGATTTTGAGCCAGGTGATACTCTCGCTGCAGCTCGGGTTCGCGGTCGTGCCGCTGGTCCAATTCACCAGCGACAGGAAGAAGATGGGGCGATTCGCCAATCGACGCTGGCTGGTGATCGTGGCCTGGATCGTGACTTTCGTTATCATCACGCTGAACGTATTCATGTTGGCGCAGACCGTGCGCGAATGGGTGGGTTGA
- a CDS encoding universal stress protein encodes MYRHILIPLENTPTDEAILAHIRGLARFTKAKLTLIHVADGYMARNQKYFGESEEMRRDRDYLARRESELKAEGFEVRTLLVCGNPAKEVLAAADSEHCDLIAMATHGHRFIGDLIRGSVASDVHHRARIPVLLVRA; translated from the coding sequence ATGTACCGACATATCTTGATACCGCTGGAGAACACGCCGACCGACGAGGCGATTCTGGCCCATATCCGCGGGCTGGCGCGCTTCACCAAGGCGAAGCTGACGCTGATTCATGTGGCCGATGGCTACATGGCGCGCAATCAGAAGTACTTCGGCGAATCGGAGGAGATGCGCCGGGACCGCGACTACCTGGCGCGCCGCGAAAGCGAGTTGAAAGCCGAGGGGTTCGAGGTCCGCACTCTCTTGGTGTGCGGCAATCCCGCCAAAGAGGTACTGGCGGCGGCCGACAGTGAGCATTGCGACTTGATCGCCATGGCCACGCATGGACATCGGTTCATCGGCGACCTCATCCGGGGGAGCGTCGCCTCCGATGTCCATCACCGGGCCAGAATTCCGGTGCTGCTCGTCCGCGCGTGA
- the larE gene encoding ATP-dependent sacrificial sulfur transferase LarE has protein sequence MNSGFTCGDQTMVSDSLREKESVLVGRLRSLGPVIVAYSGGVDSTYLADVAHDVLGERALIVTAQSPSMAGPEFVFARTLAVERGWNWRVVYTAEVDDPRWLRNDSQRCYFCKAELFTVLGQLARRERIAHLLYGAIPDDAGDVRPGQRAAREFAVEAPLVDVGMSKNEIRALSQARGLPTWDKPQTACLASRFPTGTAITRAELQKVDGAEAALTALGFRGHRVRHHGDLARVELQPEGWARIGDATVRERVVAAVQEAGYKYVAVDLQGYRPAGLNQQDHRIE, from the coding sequence ATGAACTCCGGATTCACCTGCGGTGATCAGACAATGGTCTCCGACTCCCTGCGTGAGAAGGAGTCAGTCCTGGTCGGGCGACTGCGTTCGCTCGGCCCGGTGATTGTCGCCTATTCCGGCGGCGTCGATTCCACATACCTGGCGGATGTCGCCCACGATGTGCTGGGGGAGCGCGCCCTGATCGTCACCGCCCAGTCACCATCCATGGCCGGTCCGGAGTTTGTGTTCGCGCGGACACTGGCCGTCGAGCGGGGCTGGAACTGGCGAGTCGTCTACACCGCCGAGGTCGACGACCCGCGTTGGTTGCGCAACGATTCTCAGCGGTGCTATTTCTGCAAGGCGGAGTTGTTCACGGTCCTCGGTCAGTTGGCGCGGCGTGAGCGGATCGCGCATCTTCTCTATGGCGCCATTCCCGACGATGCCGGCGACGTCCGTCCCGGCCAGCGAGCGGCCAGGGAATTCGCGGTGGAAGCGCCGTTGGTTGATGTCGGTATGAGCAAGAACGAGATTCGGGCGTTGTCGCAAGCCCGTGGTCTGCCGACCTGGGACAAACCGCAGACGGCGTGTCTGGCGTCGCGCTTTCCGACCGGGACGGCGATCACGCGCGCGGAGTTGCAAAAGGTCGATGGCGCTGAGGCGGCGCTGACGGCTCTGGGATTCCGAGGGCATCGTGTGCGCCACCATGGCGATCTGGCGCGTGTCGAGTTGCAGCCCGAGGGTTGGGCCAGAATCGGTGATGCGACGGTACGGGAACGAGTCGTCGCAGCCGTGCAGGAAGCCGGATACAAGTATGTGGCCGTCGATCTGCAGGGGTACCGTCCGGCGGGGTTGAATCAGCAAGACCATCGGATAGAATGA
- the larB gene encoding nickel pincer cofactor biosynthesis protein LarB, producing the protein MDIRSLLADVAAGRLDPREAGRLLAHWPVSALGFATLDMQRESRTGFIEVVYCAGKSPEQVAAILSRQAESHRVLLATRADRSHSEAARKALPDLEYHPEAGILRRLDPERRVAAPPIAVVSAGTSDLPVAEEAALTIETIGHSALRRYDIGIAGLHRVAAIRDELSRCGCVVAVAGMEGALPSVIAGLIPRPVIAVPTSVGYGVAFGGLAALLAMLAGCAPGVSVVNIDNGFGAALAACRINTPAGQSGQGASSPQGS; encoded by the coding sequence ATGGACATACGCTCCCTCCTTGCCGATGTCGCTGCCGGTCGGCTCGATCCGCGCGAGGCCGGACGTCTTTTGGCGCACTGGCCGGTCAGTGCGCTCGGTTTCGCCACGCTCGACATGCAGCGCGAGTCGCGCACGGGATTCATCGAGGTTGTCTACTGTGCCGGCAAGTCGCCGGAGCAAGTCGCCGCCATTCTCTCACGTCAGGCCGAATCGCACCGCGTCCTTCTGGCGACGCGTGCGGATCGCAGCCACTCCGAGGCGGCACGAAAAGCGCTGCCCGACCTGGAGTATCATCCCGAGGCCGGGATCTTGCGGCGATTGGATCCGGAGCGCCGTGTCGCTGCGCCGCCGATCGCGGTGGTGTCCGCCGGAACATCCGATCTCCCCGTGGCGGAGGAGGCGGCATTGACGATCGAGACGATCGGGCATTCGGCATTGCGGCGCTATGACATTGGCATCGCCGGGCTGCATCGTGTCGCGGCGATCCGTGACGAACTGAGCCGCTGCGGGTGCGTCGTGGCTGTCGCCGGGATGGAAGGGGCACTGCCATCGGTGATTGCGGGGTTGATACCGCGTCCGGTCATCGCCGTGCCGACGTCGGTGGGGTATGGCGTGGCCTTCGGCGGCTTGGCGGCGCTGCTGGCGATGTTGGCGGGGTGCGCACCGGGCGTCTCGGTCGTGAACATCGACAATGGATTCGGAGCGGCACTGGCCGCCTGCCGGATCAATACGCCCGCTGGACAGTCAGGGCAAGGGGCTTCCTCTCCTCAGGGCAGTTGA
- a CDS encoding lysyl oxidase family protein, with amino-acid sequence MGDRRTPAGLFTLTLSVLVLAVSAPDCAPASPAVETTVVDLLPDIIVRQSDLYNNDIVTTIEPGHVHLRFANATPNVGPGKLELVGILPPINDTQQVVDQRIFRSDGTSWEREAGTFIYHPTHEHIHFEGWCLYRLREILPADGVGPVVAQGAKTSFCIVDLAIYDSSVVNFNRAGEFFFCSREQQGISVGWLDLYSKGLPGQNIDITDVPPGVYWLEAEADPDNKILEANEGNNTARVKVTIGGSGGFLPDAYEPNDDRASVDSRPVGQPNSPNLGPCNPLKVISNLSIHAAANGDYFKFYACDPGAAGDFVRIDFLHGAGDLDMRLLDAAGSEVARSDAIVDSESISLAGRSGGWYYVHVYGYNNAVNPIYELTINPPSSNPPTLTILDPPAGNVVRVHGFENYTVTWLASDPDSDPTWVTLYVNAQPVLDGNQIPVEASEFTDGPTGFHVLNSASIPPGTWWVYGEVTDGGATTGNWSAGTITFAEAADADHDGVFDVADNCPTFVNPGQEDADSDGVGDACDNCPYFPNADQVGCLHHGDPDPNGTVNLYDVVHAVDIAFRSGAPLVDVACPHAPAGRTDVNCDGVTNVTDVLLFIDVAFRDTPHTFCNPCACNPYPSGCPQIP; translated from the coding sequence ATGGGTGACCGCCGAACACCGGCCGGATTATTCACTCTGACCCTGTCGGTGTTGGTGCTGGCGGTTTCTGCTCCCGACTGTGCGCCGGCGTCCCCAGCGGTCGAAACGACAGTCGTGGACCTGCTCCCCGACATTATCGTGCGGCAGTCCGACCTGTATAACAACGACATCGTCACGACCATCGAACCGGGGCACGTCCACTTGCGGTTCGCCAATGCCACCCCCAACGTCGGACCCGGCAAGCTCGAGCTGGTCGGAATCCTGCCGCCGATCAACGACACCCAGCAGGTCGTCGACCAACGGATCTTCCGCTCTGACGGCACTTCTTGGGAACGGGAGGCGGGGACATTCATCTACCATCCGACCCACGAGCACATTCATTTTGAAGGATGGTGCCTGTATCGACTGCGTGAGATTCTCCCCGCCGATGGCGTCGGGCCCGTGGTCGCCCAAGGGGCGAAGACCAGCTTCTGCATCGTTGACCTGGCGATCTACGACAGCTCCGTGGTGAACTTCAATCGGGCCGGCGAGTTCTTCTTCTGCTCGCGCGAACAGCAGGGCATCTCGGTCGGATGGCTCGATCTCTACTCCAAGGGGCTGCCCGGACAAAACATCGACATTACGGATGTCCCCCCCGGCGTCTACTGGCTCGAAGCCGAGGCCGACCCGGACAATAAGATCCTCGAAGCCAACGAGGGTAATAACACCGCGCGCGTGAAAGTCACGATCGGCGGCAGTGGCGGATTCCTTCCCGACGCCTATGAGCCGAATGACGATCGCGCCTCCGTCGATTCCCGTCCCGTGGGTCAACCCAACAGCCCAAATCTCGGCCCCTGCAACCCGCTGAAAGTGATCTCCAACTTGTCGATCCACGCCGCCGCCAACGGCGACTACTTCAAGTTCTATGCCTGTGACCCGGGCGCGGCCGGTGATTTCGTGCGCATCGATTTCCTGCACGGCGCCGGAGACTTGGACATGCGGCTGCTGGATGCCGCCGGATCTGAGGTCGCTCGCTCCGATGCGATCGTCGACAGTGAGTCTATCTCACTGGCCGGCCGCAGCGGTGGATGGTACTACGTGCACGTGTACGGCTACAACAATGCCGTCAATCCCATATACGAGCTCACGATCAACCCCCCGTCCAGCAATCCCCCGACCCTGACGATTCTCGATCCGCCAGCGGGGAATGTCGTGCGCGTGCATGGGTTCGAAAATTACACCGTCACCTGGCTGGCATCCGATCCGGACAGTGATCCGACGTGGGTCACGTTGTACGTGAACGCGCAACCGGTGCTCGACGGCAACCAGATCCCGGTGGAGGCCTCCGAGTTCACCGATGGCCCGACCGGGTTCCATGTGCTGAACTCCGCGTCGATTCCTCCGGGGACATGGTGGGTCTATGGCGAAGTCACCGACGGCGGCGCCACGACGGGCAATTGGTCCGCGGGAACGATCACGTTCGCCGAGGCCGCCGATGCGGATCACGATGGCGTCTTCGACGTCGCCGACAATTGCCCCACGTTCGTCAATCCCGGTCAGGAGGACGCGGACAGCGACGGGGTCGGTGACGCCTGCGACAACTGCCCGTACTTCCCAAATGCCGATCAGGTCGGCTGCCTACACCACGGCGATCCCGATCCGAACGGAACCGTCAATCTGTACGACGTTGTGCACGCCGTCGACATTGCCTTCCGGAGTGGTGCGCCGCTGGTCGATGTCGCCTGCCCGCATGCGCCGGCGGGCAGGACCGACGTGAATTGCGACGGCGTCACCAACGTCACCGACGTTCTCCTCTTCATCGATGTGGCCTTCCGCGACACCCCTCACACATTCTGCAATCCCTGCGCCTGCAACCCGTACCCCTCGGGATGTCCACAGATACCCTGA